A genome region from Plasmodium vinckei vinckei genome assembly, chromosome: PVVCY_07 includes the following:
- a CDS encoding GTPase, putative gives MGSGFLFLLIKYIFVIYFLNYCKSKKRNKQDNTLFLNTCYSANGNTKGTNRRKKLLLIDNKTSVSNLLSDKNKLNYGEQNEKIENNGLKNVEEEKINYIKKIVHEKETIYALSSGKDLSAISVIRISGPLSKIILEILLHKGVEKKDNQIGSYSIQLSEEDTKKKKKKWNLEQIIKLKKNIESKKLYYSKIYDNANDIIDNVMYSYFKSPNSYTGEDVVELYCHGNPFIVKEIMAAIENVNNILYEVINEEKDKIGSRQMVHVDDLNNFIKIRESKRGEFTQRAFENNKMDLLQIEGLKELLFCKQKIQKKIALNYLNGYAKNIYLKLRNNIKKLLVYIQLKIDFEDEHIITKKKKKYINMFIKKKVNNTIKNIKTILKRENIESLNTPSNVLIFGNVNAGKSTFMNYICNSDISIVTKIKGTTIDIIQKNIKIFNNDYNFCDSAGITTLINTKLEEEKKEKQKSVHKKLESIGIKKTLHFLENSSSVFVLVNINNYFNELKNVISLLNGKFMSNPKKTPYFFLCINKCDLQQNPERLLKIKNNVKKMLLNFLNPRIFKKFSKKIFFISSKKGHNINKLLSHFNRTMVNKQSLSSDNKNVYFLPFERHKIYLKESLTHLRFVQQNINLVNFDIIAEEIKLAVKPLHEIIGKISNEHILANILDTFCIGK, from the coding sequence ATGGGTAGTGGATTTCTTTTTCTCctaataaaatacatttttgtaatctattttttaaattactGTAAGAgcaaaaaaaggaataaacAAGATAatacactttttttaaatacttGTTATTCTGCTAATGGGAATACTAAAGGTACAAAccgaagaaaaaaattattattaatagacAATAAAACAAGTGTATCAAATCTTTTaagtgataaaaataaactgaACTATGGAGagcaaaatgaaaaaatagaaaataatggtttgaaaaatgttgaagaagaaaaaataaactatataaaaaaaattgttcatgaaaaagaaacaatTTATGCTTTAAGCTCAGGAAAAGATTTAAGTGCAATTTCCGTTATACGTATTTCAGGCCCATTAAGTAAAATCATtttagaaatattattacataaaggtgtagaaaaaaaagacaatcAAATAGGTTCATATTCTATACAATTATCAGAGGAagatactaaaaaaaaaaaaaaaaaatggaatttagaacaaattataaaattaaaaaaaaatatagaaagtaaaaaattatattattctaaaatatatgataatgCAAATGATATTATCGATAATGTTAtgtattcatattttaaatctCCCAATTCCTACACAGGAGAAGATGTTGTAGAACTTTATTGCCATGGAAATCCATTTATTGTGAAAGAAATAATGGCTGCTattgaaaatgtaaataatatactgTATGAAGTAATAAATGAAGAGAAAGACAAAATAGGAAGCAGACAAATGGTACATGTTGacgatttaaataattttataaagatTCGAGAAAGTAAAAGGGGTGAATTTACTCAAAGAGcatttgaaaataacaaaatggATCTCTTACAAATCGAAGGattaaaagaattattattttgtaaacaaaagattcaaaaaaaaattgctttaaattatttaaatggatatgctaaaaatatttacctAAAATtgagaaataatataaaaaaactgttagtatatatacaattaaaaattgatTTTGAAGATGAACatataattacaaaaaaaaaaaaaaaatatattaacatgttcataaaaaaaaaagtaaataatactattaaaaatataaaaactattttaaaaagagAGAATATTGAAAGTTTAAATACACCATCGaatgttttaatatttggAAATGTAAATGCTGGAAAAAGTACAtttatgaattatatttgtaatagTGATATATCTATtgttacaaaaataaaaggaaCAACTATAgatattatacaaaaaaatattaaaatatttaataatgattataatttttgtgaCTCAGCTGGGATTACCACTTTAATCAATACAAAGttagaagaagaaaaaaaagagaaacaaaaaagtgtgcataaaaaattagaatCAATTGGAATAAAGAAAACATTGCACTTTTTAGAAAACTCTTCATCGGTTTTTGTtttagtaaatataaataattattttaatgagcttaaaaatgttatatcacttttaaatggaaaatttaTGAGCAATCCAAAAAAGACACCCTACTTTTTtctatgtataaataaatgtgaTTTACAACAAAATCCAGAAagattattaaaaataaaaaataatgtaaagaaaatgcttctaaactttttaaaccctcgtatttttaaaaaatttagtaaaaaaatattttttatatcctcTAAAAAAGGAcataacataaataaattattatcacaTTTTAACAGAACGATGGTAAATAAACAAAGCCTGTCtagtgataataaaaatgtttactTCCTACCATTTGAGagacataaaatatatctaaAGGAATCCCTAACACATTTACGGTTCGTTcaacaaaatattaactTAGTCAATTTCGACATAATTGCAGAGGAAATTAAATTAGCTGTAAAACCTCTTCATGAAATTATTGGAAAAATTAGTAATGAACATATTTTAGCAAACATATTAGATACCTTTTGTATTGGCAAATGA
- a CDS encoding phosphatase, putative produces the protein MSVVTNSSSPIKIKRSVCVKYLKFLYYLKNCNLEKRWNRYYCCVFKTALDENITIKRLAERKYLNKIKLIQNKEIRYNKLLSYLVSKPVKISSFDFNDTLVNTKHGKHSNNILFDKNIFKALFNLLNTRNYQIIIFSNQTNVSSCVHDYDNLKFNKLPNFFSKIRDFKKSLTYFNSLFISENQKKCKQIKNPDIMQTSLFPFSSASPLLWNNNTSQENDRKFYPPNEASIFMHILKAQSKDSDCYTYLVRKYFDRFFSSSHVHNYKEKNKKIYTFPKNNRHVLTETCIKNSNLRRQKKNRMRKYKSCNRSRIVLNCNSLNYFFSLGKCEINEIDIYCKPEIGQYCLYMCIEGIKYLIILKYYFNDFYKFIENNMNMITNEDLKDFIKLSIDIFNSEEICILTKNIKKRNYLNINKLALKILDTYINTIIHKNEKYILLKEKYKDDIQFIEFFLCDQIYNPSTNLNEKKIFNKLNNDDFLKHLLFWLVYKNKIIKKLTNHFSSLLLNFRHSFYVGNNVGRSFDVSDVDLKDWSNIELS, from the exons ATGTCCGTTGTGACAAACTCAAGCAGTcctattaaaataaaaagatcAGTATGcgtaaaatatttaaaatttttatattatttaaaaaattgtaatttaGAAAAACGATGGAATAGATATTATTGCTGTGTTTTTAAAACAGCTTTGGATGAGAATATTACAATAAAACGGCTAGctgaaagaaaatatttaaataaaataaagttaatacaaaataaagaaatacgatataataaattattgtcTTATTTAGTATCAAAACCAGTAAAGATATCATCATTTGATTTTAATGATACATTAGTTAACACCAAACATGGAAAacatagtaataatatattattcgataaaaatatttttaaagcaCTTTTTAATCTATTAAATACCCGAAAttatcaaattattattttttcaaaccAAACAAATGTATCATCCTGTGTTCATGATTACGACAATCTAAAGTTTAATAAGTTaccaaattttttttcaaaaatacgtgattttaaaaaatctctaacttattttaattctttGTTCATTTCAGAaaaccaaaaaaaatgtaaacaaattaaaaacccCGATATTATGCAAACTAGCCTCTTCCCTTTTTCATCAGCATCGCCATTACTatggaataataatacGAGCCAGGAAAATGATCGAAAATTTTATCCTCCCAATGAAGCAAGCATATTTATGCACATATTGAAAGCGCAGTCAAAAGATAGTGATTGTTACACTTATTTGgtaagaaaatattttgatcgTTTTTTCAGCTCATCCCATGTACATAATTACAAAGAgaagaacaaaaaaatatatacattccCAAAGAATAATAGACATGTATTAACAGAAACATGTATTAAGAACTCAAATTTAagaagacaaaaaaaaaatagaatgaGGAAGTATAAAAGTTGCAATCGGTCTAGAATAGTGTTAAACTGTAACagtttgaattattttttttcgttagGGAAATGTGAAATCAATGAAATAGACATATACTGTAAGCCAGAAATAGGGCAATActgtttatatatgtgcatagaaggaataaaatatttaattattttaaaatattattttaacgatttttataaatttattgaaaataatatgaatatgatAACAAATGAAGATTTAAAagattttataaaactaAGTAtcgatatatttaattcagaagaaatttgtatattaacaaaaaatataaaaaaacgtaactatttaaatattaataaattagcattaaaaatattagatacatatataaatacaattatacataaaaatgaaaaatatattttattaaaagaaaaatataaagatgaTATTCAATTtatagaattttttttgtgtgaTCAAATTTATAATCCTTCAACCAATttgaatgaaaaaaaaatatttaataaattaaataatgacgattttttaaaacatttacttttttggttagtatataaaaataaaataatcaaaaaattaactaATCACTTTTCCAGTTTGCTACTCAATTTTAGACATAGCTTTTATGTGGGAAACAACGTAGGTCGAAGTTTCGATGTGTCCGATGTAGACTTAAAG GATTGGAGCAATATTGAATTAAGTTAG
- a CDS encoding asparagine-rich antigen, putative: MSMLGYSGYEQCEGYSNEKNEYSIEKQETNEGSSILSGLSNKEVCGKLSDDESGKSINDMVSENKEGDNYLENSYPGHINMSPKQKDEYGSSKSSEIFNTYINNGGLDNKCYSQCETNNYEENNFYNYENNNIYDGIYNTTIPDNDAGKSIYDIDKYILLNISANLGNREKISELNGTKLYTQESITSMDRKNSDIANEATAKIHEENLSTNKSINYEVKKEGDNKDGEKEVEEDVEKDLEEDVEKDLEEDVEKDVEKDIEKSNNTGDNINNPVIEIDDSLEEPNGTDCLSYYSKNSAPFDDTHHSMDGNENNLPNNNNDSGKWKSEIKNGKNYERTEKEKNEEAGGVEEMPIEVEDDEGEVEKVEINEAEDMDVEIIPIDIIDDDENIIKNVKKKKSSNKNGNNGRGSGSNKDKRNDLDLEDDITSILYEHFKSIKAKVDVYRKSKKEKMVRIDKIDSLRRKRKKRRLLRYRFERNKNGIFDFLVPCSSEYSAFKRCEDIGLVYQHIVATERTIEYIYICSQHDNCTGQIIIIANLKNHRVEIKATGSTCISFNDLYEDKKNVSGNRFRWIYLDTCFGIQEGKSRATSMGYKYLNSSVTGKRYVRNFICFLNNQCSSRLRVVKDNETNKVWLELSGLNHERHCPFYRGITKEGILNINRSLLNNSIDDAKSAITTIIDKYNSSKKSAKNGKSKKQNKKLEKIKKEESNMLETQQNEMNNQFGNNVNNHFPGNGNNNFPGNGNNNFPGNGNNNFPGNGNNHFPGNGNNHFPGNGNNNFPGNGNNNFPGNGNNNFPGNGNNNFPGNGNNNFPGNGNDNMRHPTLPVQRNSINGQNNFIGNNSYPNFQNMQGRHNMMGGIPNGPPYNNVYFRQGSINPEFNKNLFLMQNCRNSFSANNNIPNILNDMNRMQQHGNNFYINGHGINNINNPQGHNYMDVNNPYLQNLHNRVVKMEPQNQEWLENGNVGLGTRNSSEGGSIRNTSNINGGSSEQFETDNKQNNGIPNFQPNNRQNIEEEMGCNNRNGFPEQNRNISDYSLSLSCGNNMNSIGNMINKTDAIRNFVLNSHDQRFIANHIYNSPHKSMYINGNNPCVVGSNGFVNQPTNEGESRNISPDIDNKNEKIQDIKNGNDLEQVNRNGEDSKEVESTNREIPQIGYNHYYNYMNRHNIVPYEGPNPNVHPSDLLNLNFYKQENSNVLNRNTDQGLFRCSELVENSKDGNKSVDKHGLNLQGVYENGNTEMGSNNLSIQNQEGGSDNHGENSIQFFGETDGSNEFKENGQVAICNDHENDKTCQDDDEQMHSACSTVSRNGSSVLIRKISEDSNCSSVISVMVSSSSISNYSHSSSSSEIKSEDRNISQQTETENYEDDTNVESCNNSRNASAENEEINEEGGRDKKRKHSNEMNYGQFENSFDNNVLKRANSTYMQENMNNYMLQQPYNVYPNNNSFFNNGGSDISGRNNNVGMDVNNFNDDDPGSRFRANINGYNYACRSSSNMNMYDIKNMHPSMYQNMGNSNYGSTLNVSNGIYNEGSNFRMLNSYDVVNGNVYMGRGGGNYFRVNPFNGNPSNIHNINEEMYNIGLRNIVGENTVAVQTNGLQNYQPNSNISNINNLHNDLYMQNIDMSNAYNPVFSNMYNHASDNTRFSINGNNNNNNYYQYMNEHIKNNYMAASSNQSTPPRQPTSSSSTQPRQPTSSSSNPNLIYDMPNNNNNNTQNRYYN, from the coding sequence ATGAGCATGCTTGGGTATAGTGGGTATGAGCAATGTGAAGGATATTCGAATGAAAAGAATGAATACTCGATTGAGAAGCAAGAAACTAATGAAGGTAGTAGTATTTTAAGTGGATTGTCAAATAAAGAGGTTTGTGGAAAGTTGAGTGATGATGAATCTGGTAAATCAATAAATGATATGGTAtcagaaaataaagaagGAGATAACTATTTAGAAAATTCTTATCCTggtcatataaatatgtctCCGAAACAAAAAGATGAATATGGTAGTTCTAAATCTAgtgaaatttttaatacatatataaacaatggAGGTCTTGACAATAAATGTTATAGTCAATGtgaaacaaataattatgaagaaaataatttttataattatgaaaataataatatatatgatggtatatataatactacAATTCCTGATAATGATGCAggaaaaagtatatatgatatagaTAAGTACatacttttaaatataagtgCTAACTTAGGAAatagagaaaaaatatctGAACTGAATGGAAcgaaattatatacacaaGAAAGTATTACATCTATGgatagaaaaaatagtgaCATTGCAAATGAAGCAACTGCCAAAATTCATGAAGAAAACTTATCAACTAACAAGAGTATCAATTATGAGGTTAAAAAGGAAGGAGACAATAAAGATGGTGAAAAAGAAGTAGAAGAAGACGTAGAAAAGGATTTAGAAGAAGACGTAGAAAAGGATTTAGAAGAAGACGTAGAAAAGGATGTAGAAAAAGATATAGAAAAATCAAACAATACCggtgataatataaacaatcCTGTAATTGAAATTGATGATTCTTTAGAGGAACCTAATGGAACTGACTGCTTATCTTATTACTCTAAAAATAGTGCACCCTTTGATGATACACATCATAGTATGGATGGAAATGAAAACAATCTTcctaacaataataatgattcaGGAAAGTGGAAGtcggaaataaaaaatggtaaGAATTATGAAAGAACtgaaaaagagaaaaatgaagaagCAGGTGGAGTTGAAGAAATGCCAATTGAAGTGGAGGATGATGAGGGAGAAGTTGAAAAAgttgaaataaatgaagCTGAGGATATGGATGTTGAAATAATCCCGATTGATATTATAGACGATGacgaaaatattataaaaaatgtaaagaaaaaaaaatcaagtAATAAGAATGGAAATAATGGTCGTGGTTCAGGAtcaaataaagataaacGTAATGATTTAGATTTAGAAGATGATATAACAAGTATTTTGTATGAGCACtttaaaagtataaaaGCTAAAGTAGATGTATATAGGAAAtcgaaaaaagaaaaaatggtTAGAATCGACAAAATTGATAGTTtaagaagaaaaagaaagaaaagaaGATTATTAAGATATAGATttgaaagaaataaaaatggaatatttgattttttagtACCATGTTCATCAGAATATTCAGCATTTAAAAGATGTGAAGATATTGGATTAGTATATCAGCATATAGTTGCTACTGAAAGAACGATAgagtatatatacatttgcTCACAACATGATAATTGTACAGgtcaaattattatcattgcaaatttaaaaaatcatagAGTTGAAATAAAAGCAACAGGATCTACTTGTATAAGTTTTAATGATTTATATGAAGATAAAAAGAATGTAAGTGGTAATAGATTTCGATGGATATATTTAGATACATGTTTTGGAATACAAGAAGGAAAAAGTAGAGCCACAAGTATgggatataaatatttgaataGTAGTGTAACAGGGAAACGATATGTTAGAAactttatatgttttttaaataatcaatGTAGTAGTAGATTACGTGTTGTTAAGGATaatgaaacaaataaagTTTGGCTTGAATTATCGGGATTGAATCATGAAAGACATTGTCCATTTTATCGTGGTATTACAAAAGAAGGAATActtaatattaatagaaGTCTTCTTAATAATTCCATAGATGATGCTAAGTCTGCTATTACAACAATTATAGACAAATATAACAGTAGTAAAAAAAGtgcaaaaaatggaaaaagtaaaaaacaaaataaaaagttagaaaaaataaaaaaagaggaaTCAAATATGTTAGAAACGCAGCAAAATGAAATGAATAATCAATTTGGAAATAATGTTAATAATCATTTCCCAGGCAatggtaataataattttccaGGCAatggtaataataatttccCGGGCAatggtaataataattttccaGGCAATGGTAATAATCATTTCCCAGGCAATGGTAATAATCATTTCCCAGGCAatggtaataataattttccaGGCAatggtaataataattttccaGGCAatggtaataataattttccaGGCAatggtaataataatttccCAGGCAatggtaataataattttccaGGCAATGGTAATGACAACATGAGACATCCTACTTTACCTGTACAACGAAATAGTATCAACGGgcaaaacaattttataggaaataattcatatccaaattttcaaaacatGCAAGGAAGACATAATATGATGGGTGGTATTCCAAATGGTCCTCcttataataatgtatattttagaCAAGGTAGTATAAATCCTgagtttaataaaaatttatttttaatgcaAAATTGTAGGAATAGTTTTTCTGCAAATAACAATATTCcaaacattttaaatgatatgaATCGAATGCAACAACATGGAAATaacttttatataaatgggCACggaattaataatataaacaatcCCCAAGGACATAATTATATGGATGTAAATAATccatatttacaaaatttacATAACAGAGTCGTTAAAATGGAACCACAAAATCAAGAATGGTTAGAAAATGGTAATGTTGGATTAGGTACTAGAAATTCGTCTGAAGGTGGAAGCATTAGAAACAcatcaaatataaatggtGGAAGTTCTGAACAGTTTGAAACagataataaacaaaataatggtATTCCAAATTTTCAACCTAATAATAGACAAAATATAGAAGAAGAAATGGGATGTAATAATAGAAATGGATTTCCTGAACAGAATAGAAATATTTCAGATTAttctttatcattatcATGTGggaataatatgaatagcATTGGGAATATGATAAACAAGACTGATGCGATTcgaaattttgttttaaactCCCATGATCAACGTTTTATAGCTAATCACATATACAACAGTCCACATAAAAGTATGTACATCAATGGAAATAATCCTTGTGTAGTAGGAAGTAATGGATTTGTGAATCAACCAACTAACGAAGGTGAGTCTAGGAATATTTCTCCCGatatagataataaaaatgaaaaaattcaGGACATTAAAAATGGTAATGATTTAGAGCAAGTAAATAGAAATGGTGAAGATAGTAAGGAAGTAGAATCAACAAATAGAGAGATTCCCCAAATTGGGTATAACCATtactataattatatgaacaGGCATAATATTGTACCTTATGAGGGACCAAATCCAAATGTACATCCATCggatttattaaatttaaatttttataaacaagAGAATTCCAACGTTTTAAATAGGAATACAGATCAAGGTTTATTTCGATGTTCTGAATTAGTTGAAAATTCTAAAGATGGAAATAAAAGTGTTGATAAACATGGGTTGAACTTACAAGGTGTATATGAAAATGGTAATACAGAGATGGgttcaaataatttatcgATTCAGAATCAAGAAGGTGGATCTGATAATCATGGAGAAAATtctatacaattttttggAGAAACTGATGGATCTAATGAgtttaaagaaaatggaCAAGTAGCTATTTGTAATGAtcatgaaaatgataagaCATGCCAAGATGATGATGAGCAAATGCATAGTGCTTGTAGTACTGTTAGTAGAAATGGTAGTAGTGTGCTTATACGAAAAATAAGTGAAGATAGTAATTGTTCATCAGTAATTAGTGTTATGGTTAGTAGTTCATCGATTAGTAATTATAGTCATAGTAGTAGTTCAagtgaaataaaatcaGAAGATCGAAATATATCTCAGCAAACAGAAACTGAAAATTATGAAGATGATACTAATGTGGAAAGTTGTAATAATTCTCGAAATGCATCAGctgaaaatgaagaaataaatgaagaagGAGGTAgagataaaaaaaggaaacaTTCAAATGAAATGAATTATGGACAATTTGAAAATAGTTTCgataataatgttttaaaaaggGCAAATAGTACTTATATGCaagaaaatatgaataattatatgttaCAACAACCATATAATGTATatccaaataataatagcttttttaataatggcGGATCTGATATAAGTggtagaaataataatgtaggTATGGATGTAAACAATTTCAATGATGATGATCCAGGAAGCCGTTTTAGAGCAAATATAAACGGATATAATTATGCATGCAGGAGTAGTAGCAATATGAATATGTatgacataaaaaatatgcaccCAAGTATGTATCAAAATATGGGGAATTCGAATTATGGATCGACTTTAAATGTTTCAAATGGCATCTATAATGAAGGATCAAATTTCAGAATGCTTAATTCGTATGATGTAGTAAATGGGAATGTCTATATGGGTCGTGGTGGTGGTAATTATTTTAGGGTAAACCCTTTCAATGGAAACCCTTCAAATATACATAACATAAATGAAgaaatgtataatatagGGTTGAGAAATATAGTTGGTGAAAATACCGTAGCAGTTCAAACTAATGGTTTACAAAACTATCAACCAAATAGTAATATTagcaatataaataatttacataatgatctatatatgcaaaaCATAGATATGAGCAATGCTTACAATCCagtattttcaaatatgtataacCATGCTAGTGACAATACTAGATTTTCCAttaatggaaataataataataataattattatcaatatatgaatgagcatataaaaaacaactATATGGCAGCATCATCTAACCAATCTACCCCACCTAGACAACCAACTTCTAGTTCATCTACCCAACCAAGGCAACCTACTTCAAGTTCATCAAATCCAAACTTGATCTATGATATgccaaataataataataataatacacaGAATAGATACTACAATTAA
- a CDS encoding protein kinase c inhibitor-like protein, putative, with translation MGLKLILAYLTSHLIVLYFFTVYLNLMKPGFGFIGDNIKNAVFNCATKIVYKNKFLTSVANKRLMRMADEEERAIEAAGKDENGDSIFGKIVRKEIKADIVYEDDKVLAFNDINPQAPVHILVIPKVRDGLTRLSKAEEKHKEILGHLMWAVSEIVRRNNLGDFRLVVNNGPEACQSVYYLHLHILAKRQMKWPPG, from the exons atgggACTTAAACTCATTTTAGCCTATCTAA CATCACACTtgattgttttatatttttttacagtATACCTGAATTTAATGAAACCTGGTTTTGGATTCATTGgggataatataaaaaacgcTGTATTTAATTGTGCAACTAAgattgtttataaaaacaaatttctTAC AAGCGTGGCTAACAAAAGGCTTATGAGAATGGCTGATGAAGAAGAAAGAGCAATTGAAGCTGCAGGGAAAGATGAAAATGGAGACTCAATTTTTG GAAAAATTGTAAGAAAGGAGATAAAAGCAGATATCGTATACGAAGATGATAAG gTTCTCGCTTTTAACGATATCAACCCTCAAGCACCTGTACACATATTAGTCATTCCAAAAGTGAGAGACGGGTTAACAAGACTTAGTAAAGCCGAAGAAAAACACAAAGAAATACTTGGTCACCTAATGTGGGCa gTTTCAGAAATAGTAAGAAGAAATAATTTAGGAGATTTCCGTCTGGTTGTAAACAATGGACCTGAAGCTTGCCAATCTGTTTATTATCTccatttacatattttagcAAAACGACAAATGAAATGGCCTCCtggataa